A genomic region of Gemmata massiliana contains the following coding sequences:
- the dnaK gene encoding molecular chaperone DnaK, with the protein MAEEKIIGIDLGTTNSVVAVMDGTSVKVIPNQDGNATTPSIVAFTDKGDRLVGDQAKRQAVTNPKRTIYSIKRFMGRRHNEVESEEKLVPYKLVGGPNDLVKVDIDGKQFSPPEISAMILRKLKEAAEAYLGHTVRKAVITVPAYFNDAQRQATIDAAAIAGFDTEYEIRGKDGKIVKQRMRIINEPTAGALAYALDKKQDQKIAVFDLGGGTFDISILDVGEDGVFQVKSTNGDTHLGGDDFDQVLMDHIADEFKKQNGIDLRKDAMAMQRLKVAAEQAKKDLSQQVNVDINLPFITADADRNPLHLVMSINRNQFERLAEHLIERCKKPVLAALKDAKFTPAQIDEVVMVGGMTRMPRVQQLVKEIFGKEGHKGVNPDEVVAIGAAIQGAQLLLGAAADIQLLDVTPLSLGLETLGGVLTVMIPRNTTIPKKASEKFTTAADNQPSVEIQVFQGERPMAQDNKLIGKFHLDGIPPAPRQVPQIEVTFEIDANGVLSVGAKDLGTGKEQQIRIEGSSGMNKDEVEKMKRDAELHADEDKQKREFADAKNGGETLIHQIEKMFADAGDKLTDANKAPINAAISKLREAIGRNDLVAVKAATAELQQASQAMSQHMHANAGGASPAGAEGKKDGPDDVIDAEYEVKK; encoded by the coding sequence ATGGCCGAAGAAAAAATCATCGGTATCGACTTGGGCACCACGAACTCGGTCGTCGCCGTGATGGACGGCACCTCCGTGAAGGTGATCCCGAACCAGGACGGTAACGCTACCACCCCGAGCATCGTTGCGTTTACGGACAAGGGCGACCGGCTCGTCGGCGACCAGGCGAAGCGTCAGGCGGTCACGAACCCGAAGCGGACCATTTACTCGATCAAGCGGTTCATGGGTCGGCGCCACAACGAGGTGGAGAGCGAAGAGAAGCTTGTCCCCTACAAGCTCGTTGGTGGCCCGAACGACCTCGTGAAGGTGGACATCGACGGCAAGCAGTTCTCGCCGCCGGAAATCTCCGCCATGATCCTCCGCAAACTGAAGGAAGCGGCGGAAGCGTACCTCGGGCACACCGTGCGCAAGGCGGTCATCACCGTCCCGGCGTACTTCAACGACGCCCAGCGCCAGGCCACCATCGACGCGGCGGCCATCGCCGGGTTCGACACCGAGTACGAGATCCGCGGTAAGGACGGCAAGATCGTCAAGCAGCGGATGCGGATCATCAACGAGCCGACCGCGGGTGCTCTCGCTTACGCACTGGACAAGAAGCAGGACCAGAAGATCGCGGTGTTCGACCTCGGCGGCGGGACGTTCGACATCTCGATCCTCGATGTGGGCGAGGACGGCGTCTTCCAGGTGAAGAGCACCAACGGCGACACGCACCTGGGCGGCGACGACTTCGACCAGGTGCTGATGGACCACATCGCCGACGAGTTCAAGAAGCAGAACGGGATCGACCTGCGCAAGGACGCGATGGCGATGCAGCGGCTCAAGGTGGCCGCGGAGCAAGCGAAGAAGGATCTGAGCCAACAGGTGAACGTGGACATCAACCTCCCGTTCATCACGGCCGACGCGGACCGCAACCCGCTCCACCTGGTGATGTCCATCAACCGCAACCAGTTCGAGCGGTTGGCGGAGCACCTCATCGAGCGGTGCAAGAAGCCGGTGCTCGCGGCCCTCAAGGACGCGAAGTTCACGCCGGCCCAGATCGACGAGGTCGTGATGGTCGGCGGGATGACCCGCATGCCGCGCGTGCAGCAGTTGGTGAAGGAGATCTTCGGCAAGGAGGGGCACAAGGGCGTGAACCCGGACGAGGTCGTCGCGATCGGTGCGGCGATCCAGGGCGCGCAACTGCTCCTCGGGGCCGCGGCCGACATCCAACTGCTCGACGTGACCCCGCTCTCGCTCGGGCTGGAAACGCTCGGCGGCGTGCTCACGGTCATGATCCCGCGGAACACGACGATCCCGAAGAAGGCGAGCGAGAAGTTCACCACCGCGGCGGACAACCAGCCGTCGGTCGAGATCCAGGTGTTCCAGGGCGAGCGCCCGATGGCCCAGGACAACAAGCTGATCGGCAAGTTCCACCTGGACGGCATCCCGCCCGCGCCGCGCCAGGTTCCGCAAATCGAGGTGACGTTCGAGATCGACGCGAACGGCGTGCTCTCGGTCGGCGCCAAGGATCTGGGCACCGGTAAGGAACAGCAGATCCGCATCGAGGGCTCGTCCGGGATGAACAAGGACGAGGTCGAGAAGATGAAGCGCGACGCGGAACTGCACGCGGACGAGGACAAGCAGAAGCGCGAGTTCGCGGACGCCAAGAACGGTGGCGAGACCCTGATCCACCAGATCGAGAAGATGTTCGCGGACGCCGGCGACAAGCTGACGGACGCGAACAAGGCACCGATCAACGCGGCCATCAGCAAGCTCCGGGA